Below is a genomic region from Glaciihabitans sp. INWT7.
CCATCCAGCGGATCGATGATCCATACCCGGTCGGCCCCCAGGCGCGCCGAACTGTCCTTCGCTTCTTCAGACAGGATGGCGTCGCCGGCCCGCTCGGCCCGAAGGCGCGAGTCGAGGTACGCCTGCGCTGCGGCATCGCCTCTGGCTTTAAGACCGGGCGTGCCAATCTCGTCAGATCGCGCGGATGATTGGATGGAGAGGAGCAGCTCCCCTGCTCTGCGAGCCAAGTCAGTTGCGAGAGCGATGTCGGAGGTTATTGTTGAAATCGACAAATCTTCCTCTCGTCGAGAGCGAGTTCGTTCCACTGTGCCACGGATAAGCCGAGGGCGACTACCCCAGTGTGGGCTACGCCGCCGTCACCGACGCGTCCACGCTCCCGGCTGGCGCAGGAGCTCGGCAACTGCCGCAGGCAGGTCTCCCGTGACGAGCGCATCGACCGTGGTGTCTTCAAGGACACTGCGCATGCTTGACCGCAAGGCAACCCAGATGGCTTGAACCTGTTTGGAGGACTCGGGGTATTCCAGTTGCTCGGGAGGCGCCCCGCGAACCCCGGCGAGAGGTCCGTCAATCGCCCGAACGACGTCCGCGACGGTGATGGAAGCCGGTTCCCGTGCCAGCGAATACCCGCCGAGCGATCCTCGGGTGACCGCGAGCAGGTTGGATCGCACGAGTTGCAGCAATATGTTCTCCAGGAAGCGTGGCGGGATGTCCTGGAGCTCGGAGAGTTCACGCTTGGTAGTGACAGAATCCGGCCGCCGGGCAATCTGAACCACGGCCCTCATCGCATAGTCGACCCTGGCGCTCACCTGCACGGCTGCCCCTTCCCGTTTGCAGGCGATGCCTGCGGTCACGAGTTTATAGGCGCACAATGCCCATGCCACGACGCGCTCTGACCCCGCTCGCGATCCGACTGAAGATGGAGTCGACAACCACGCCGATGACCAGGATCACGATCATGATCGCCAATAGTCCAGGGGCGTTGGCGAATTCTCGATAGAACTGCAGGTTGGCGCCGAGCGACGGACGAGCGGCGATGATGACAAGCAGTTCACCCGCCATCAGACTGCGCCAAGCGAATGCCCACCCCTGTTTGAGGCCGGCGAGATAGGACGGGAGGGCGGCCGGGATCATTACATAGCGATACATGCGCAATCCTTGCGCGCCCAGTACGTGAGCGACCCGTTGAAGCTGGGGGGAGACGTCGTCGACGCCCGACACAACGCCGTTGGCGATCGATGGCGCCGCGCCGAGCACGATGACGAAGGTGATCGCCTGCTCGCTCAACCCGAACAACAGGATGGCGAACGGGAACCAAGCTATCGATGGCATGGTCTGGAGGCCCGTGATCAGGGATCCGATGGCCGATCTGAGGATGCGGGAACGCGAGACCGCCAAGCCGATGAGCGAGCCGACGAGCACCGAGATGCCGAAGCCGATGAGCGCCCTGGTGATTGTCGTTCCCAGAGCGCTCCAGAACTTCGGATCGGCCAACATTCCACTCAGGGCACCGCCTACAGTCGCCGGCGCCGGGAGGACGTACACCGGGCGCCAGCCCATCGCCACGACTATCTGCCAGATCACGAGGACGATGACGACGGCAACGATCGGCGGCCAGATACGGGGCCAGAGCCGCGCACCTGCCCCGACCCCGACATCCGCTCGACGTTCTGTGAAGGGTGGGCGTGCTTCTTGCCTGACCAGTTCGTCAGTCATCTGTCGCCTCCTGTGTGTGAAGCAGGTCGTGGAGCATCGCGGCGGCCCCGGCGACGCGCGGATCCTCCATCCTCCTCGGGCGAGGAATGGTGATCAGGCTTTCTGAGCCGACCCGCCCCGGATTCGGCTTGAAGACGACGATACGGTCGGCCAGTCGCGCGGCCTCGCGCACGTTGTGGGTGACGAACACGACGGTGAGCGAGCGCTCTGCCCAGATCCGCTCCGTCTGTTCGTGCATCGCGTCGCGGGTGATCGCGTCGAGCGCCGCGAAAGGCTCGTCCATCAGCAGGATGTCGCAGTCTTGCGCAAGGCTTCGGGCGAGGGCGACGCGTTGCCGCATGCCGCCGGAAAGTTCGTGGGGCCGTTTGCGGGCAACATGTGGCAGCTGCACAATGTCGAGCAGTTCCCGGATCCGGTCCGGTCGCACCTCGGAGGACACTCCTGAGAGCTTCAGCGCGAGGTCGATGTTGCCGGCAACGGTCAGCCACGGAAACAGATTGGCATCCTGGAACATCATCCCTACCTTGCGACCGCCGACATCGACGGTGCCATCTGTCGGCGTCTCCAAATCGGCGATGACATTCAGCATCGTGCTTTTTCCACACCCGGATCGACCCACGATGCAGAGGAATTCGTGCTCTTTGACGGTGATCGAAACGTCACTGAGTGCGGTGGCCTGCTGCCCGCGCCGCCCGAACCGTTTGGTGAGCCCGTCGATGCGGATGGCCGCACTCTTCTGGGCAGTCAGCGATGGTTCGCCAAACTCCGCAATATTCATGGTGCGCTCACTTTCCCCTCGCCCCGTTTTACTAACGCAGCATTCAGTGCCTTCAGGTCGTACAGCCCCGCGAGGCTGACGGAGTCGAGGAGTCCTACCGAGTGCGCGTGGGCAGCTGATTTCAGCAGCGTGGACGGCAACGGGTCGATCGTGAAGTCCACCTGGCTCCATGCACTGTCGAGATACTTCGGGTCAATCGAACTCCCTGTCACCGACTTGATGTAGCTATTGACCAGCGACTTCGCGTCGGCCGGATGTGCCTTGATGAAGGCGGTCGCGTCGAGCTCAGCCTCGACGACGGCCGAGATCGCCGGCGGATATTTCTGCAGGAATGCGGTGGAGGCGATGGTGTTGGTGACGACGAATTTGCCACCCTTCCAGAGGCTCTTCTCGTTCACCAATTCCTTGCCACCGCCCTCGGCCACCATCCGGCTGACCCAGGGCTCCGGTACCCAGGCTCCATCGATCGTTCCTGCGGTGAACCCCGCGAGCGCCGTCGCGTTGTCCTGCGGCATGACATGCACATCGCCACCACCCTCTGTCGTCGTGGACAGGCCCTTCGTCTTCAGGAAGTAGCGGAGTGCGACGTCCTGGGTGTTGCCCAGCTGGGGTGTTGCGATCGTTTTGCCTTTGAGGTCTGCAACAGAGTCGATGTCAGCCCGGACCACCAAACCTGCACCGCCGGAGGCGCCTCCCGCAATGACCCTGAGTGCGGCGCCAGCGCTTTGGGTATAGCCGGTAATGGTCGGGTTCGGACCGACGAGGGTCACATCGACGGCGTTGCCGAATAAGCCTTCGATGGCTGCCGGGCCGGCGTTGAAGATGACGGGCGTGATTTTCACCCTCTTGCCGAGCCGCTTGGTGAGATAGCCCTTCTCGAGCGCGATGATCCCCACGGCATGAGTGAAGTTGGGGAAATATCCGAACCTCAGCTCGGAGGGCATCGCGACCGCCGCGTTCGCCGACGCACGAGTCGACGACGACGAACATGCTCCGAGCACCAAGACGAGTGCTGCGGCGATCATCGTGATCGACATTCGGCGGCCAAGGGAAAGGGTGTAGCTGGTCTTCTTGGGTCGTGACATGCGTTCGGCTCCTCGGGTAAAGTCGACTAACTTGGTCGACTTTACCGGCATAGTCGGCATTCGCGCCACCCTCTCCCGCAAACCGCTGGCCACTGGCGATATGCGAGAATCGCGAGATGGATCTCGGGCTCATCTTCGGTGCGTTCGGCGTGGGAATTGTCGTCGGACTCACCGGCATGGGCGGGGGTGCCCTCATGACCCCGATGCTGGTGTTGTTCTTCGGAGTGCCCCCGCTTGCGGCCATTTCGAGCGACCTCGTGGCAAGCGCAGTCATGAAGCCCGTCGGAGCGATCGTTCATCTCCGTCGTAAGACGGTGAACATGCGCCTCGTGCTCTTCCTCTGCATCGGCTCCGTTCCAGCGGCCTTTTGTGGGGTACTTATCCTTAAGGCATTCGGTGACGGCGAAGCCGTGCAGAATACGCTCAAGATCGCTTTGGGTTGCGCCCTTCTGCTGACCGCCATGCTGCTCACCGTCCGCGCCTATATGCGTCTTATCGAACGCGCCCGCTCGAGGGATGGCAAAGGCGAACCGCTGCCGCAGGAGCGACCAGAAGTGGTCGTGAAGGTAGTGCCGACGATCATCCTCGGAGCAGCGGGCGGCCTGATCGTCGGAATGACCTCCGTCGGATCAGGCTCCCTCATCATCATCGGGCTCATGGTCATGTACACGGGCCTCAAGGCAAGCCAACTCGTGGGTACCGATCTCGCGCAGGCCGTTCCGCTGGTCGCTTCCGCGGCCATCGGCCATGCACTCTTTGGCGACCTTCAGCTCGGCATCACACTGCCGCTGTTGATCGGTAGCGTTCCGGGAGCGTTCATCGGAGCACAATTGTCGTCCCGGCTGCCGGGAGGTTTCATTCGTCGGGCACTCGCGTTTGTGCTCCTCGCCTCAGCGCTCAAACTTCTCGGTCTCAGCACACCCCTCACGGGGATCGTGCTCGGGGTCGTGCTTATCGCCGCGCCGATCACCTGGATGCAGATTCGTCGGTACCACGGATTTCCCGCCCTCGCGTCAGCCGAAATGCGCGAGTATCGCCGAGCAAAGAGGGACTCCGACCACGTCGACGGTGCCCCGAAGGCTGGAGGGCACGCCGAGTGACCACTCCGACCGCCGTTTATCCGAGCCTTGCGCTCACCGGCCCGCGCCTCGATGCGCTGGGACTCGTGCTCAGTGGGCTCCTCGCCCCGCTCGACGGGTATTGCCTGCCGGGCGCCAAACCCCAAGACTGGCAATTCGAGTCGCATCTGACGGTCAGTGCGGATCTCGCCCGATCCGCAGCAGAAGCCGGAGGATTGGTGCTGCTGGATCCGGATGCAACGCCCCTCGCCTTCCTTCCCGTGACGGCGATCGCCCACAAGGACGACGTCGCATACCTTGCCGGAACTCTCACCGAGTTGAAACGAGCGGAGCATGGTCCCGCGCGTCAGTTGCGGCTCGCTCTGAGGGATCGCGCATCCGTCGTCGGTGTGTTTGCCGGCAGCCCTCGCGCCGAATCGGTCGCCGAGCTCATCCGCCGGGCGGCGGGGCGCCCGGTACTGTGGCTCGCCACGACCTGGAACTCGGCGCACTCTGACTACAGCGCCGCCGGCACTGTGGAGGAGCTGCTCGCCTGTGCGGAACAGCTCCCGGGTTCTCTCGTGCGATTTACGCCATTGGCCTCTCTCACCGCAGAAATGGACGTCGACGACCTGCTTGGAACCGTCCTGTCGCAACTCGAGGCAGACGAGATCTTGGACTTCCGGGCCGACAGCGCTCGCCCGCTGGTAGTCGCGCCAGCGCCCGATGGATGTGTTGTCTTGTTCACCGGGCTATCGGGATCGGGAAAGTCGACAGTCGCCAGGGCAGTGGCCGAACGACTCGCCGCCGCTAGCCTACGGTCGGTCATGCTCGACGGTGACGATGTTAGGCGGGCCCTCTCGCCCGGTTTGGGCTTCACTGCCGCCGACCGAGAAGAGAACCTTCGTCGTATCGGGTGGGTCGCGGCGACAGTCTCCAGAGTCGGGGGGATCGCAATCTGCGCACCTATCGCGCCCTTCGCCTCGACCCGGCGTGAGATCCGGGAGATGGCCGAGGAGGTCGGTCGATTTGTGCTCGTCTTCGTCGCGACTCCGCTCGAGGTCTGCGAAGCGCGAGACCGCAAGGGCCTCTACGCCCGTGCACGTGCGGGCGAGATTTCCGACTTCACCGGGATCGACTCACCCTACGAAGCACCGACCGATGCCGATATCGTCATCGATACCAGCGTGGACGCACTTGATCGCAACGTGGACGACATCCTGCGCCTGCTCACTGCGAGCTAACCGGCGAAGCGGTCCGTCGCCTCTATGAGCGCGTCGAGAATACCCGGCTCATCGAACGCGTGACCGGCATCCGGCACCATCACGAACTCTGCCTCCGGCCAGGCGCGATGCAGATCCCACGCCGTGACAGCGGGCGTACAGATGTCGTATCGTCCCTGAATGATCGCGCCGGGAATGTCCACGAGCGCGCTCGCATCCCGGATGAGTTGCCCGTCGTCGAAGAAGCCACGGTTGACGAAATAATGGTTTTCAATTCGTGCGAACGCGAGTGCGTAATGCGGATCGGCGAATGTCGATACGACATCGGGACGGGGCAGCAGTGTGATTGTGGATGCCTCCCAGACCGACCAGGCGACTGCGGCTGGTCCGTGAACGGCGGGGTCGGGATCGTTCAATAGGCGGTGATATGCCTGGATGAGCGCGTTGCGCTCGTCGATCGGCACGGGGGCGAGGAAACCCTCCCACGCATCCGGAAAGACGGACTCCGCGCCCCCCTCGTAGAACCAGTCCAGCTCGGACTTGCGCAACGTGAAGATCCCCCGCAGGACGAGCTCGGTCACGTGTCCGGGATGTGTCTCCGCGTAGGCGAGCGCGAGCGTGCTGCCCCAGGAACCGCCGAAGACCAGCCAGCGATCGATCCGCAGGAATTGGCGAAGCAGCTCGAGGTCATCCACGAGGTGCCAGGTGGTGTTGGTACTGAGGTCGATGCCGGCATCGCTCGCGTGCGGGAGGCTGCTCCCCGATCCGCGCTGGTCGAGCAGAACGATTCGGTATCTCTCCGGATCGAACAGTCGCCGGTGATTGGGGTGCGACTCGCCGCCCGGCCCACCGTGCAGGAATACAGCCGGTTTTCCATTCGGATTTCCCGAGGTCTCCCAGTAGATACTCTGCCCGTCTCCCACATCAAGCATCCCGGACTCGTAGGGTTCGATTTCGGGATAGAAACTGCGCATGCATCGAGCCTACGGTGCTGCCTTCTGCAATCGAGGTGTCACGACGACACGGTCGGAACTGGGCGGAGTTCCTCTCTTGATGCACGACCATGCAACGGTGCTTGCGATAGCGCTCGCTTGGGCTTAGTTTTAGCACTCTTGCTGGTTTCTTCTAGCCCGAACTGGATGTACCGGATGGCTCCCTTAGCCCTGATCCTCGTTGCGTTGCTAGTCGCGACTCTCGGCGCTGGAATCGCACTGCACCGGTTCATTCCTGAGCGATGGGGCGGGCCCCTCCGCTGGGGACAGAGCCTGGCACTGCGACTGGGCTCTGTGACTGCATTCGTCGTGACTTCGGCGGTCGGCTCAGTGGTGAGCATCCTCGTTTTGATCCCTATCGGCGTAGTCGCAAAGGCTCTGCAACAGGGGCTGGATCTGCCGGTATTCACCTGGACGCATGGCCTCGTCGTACCCGGATCCGCCTTCACCAAGTTCAATACCTACGTCACCTCCCTCGGGGACAGATCGACGGTCGACCTGATCTGCGTGATTGCCGCTCTCATCCTCTGCTTCGCCTATCGCCAGCGCTGGTGGATACCGCTGGTGGCCATCACGGTCACCTTTTTCGTACAGCACGAGGGCCAGTTGCTTCTTGCTCGCCTGCTCGCACGCGATCTTCCACCCGTCGCCAACGCGGGCACCTTCCCGTCGGGCGGAGTGAGCCGAATGCTTGCGGATTACGGAGTGATCATCGTGCTCGTGATCCTCCTGATCGGCACCGTCAGTCGCCAGTGGCGAGCCGGACTGTGGATCGGCCTTGGCACCTTCGCCGCCATCGAAGGCTTCACTCGCGGGTACCTGTCGCTGCACTGGCTCACGGACATCCTCGCTGGGTACGTCTTCGGGTGGCTGCTTTTCGTGACCTTCACGACTGCTGTGGCTGCCCTCGAGACGCGAACCTCGCTTTTCCGGGGCACGGGTCAGACGAGGCACGTCCCGACGGGCAACGAGATCGTGAAGGAGCCCACCGGCTCCGTCTCCTGACGACAGAGCGTCTGAGCAGATCCTCGAGCGCAGCCCGTACTCCATCGGGCGGGGTGGCATCCGCGTACCCTGAAGGCATCCGTCGCGCTGGGCGGGAATCGAGGAGCTGCGCGTGAAGATCACCCACCTGCGACATTTCGTCGCCGTCGCCGAGGAGTTGCACTTCGTGCGAGCCGCCGATTCGCTGGGCATCTCGCGGGCGAAACTCGACTCTTCGATCCGCGCCCTCGAGGCCCAGGTGGGTTCCGACCTCTTCGATCGTCGCCAGGAGTCGACGACTCTCACCGGTGCCGGAGTGGCATTGCTCGACCACGCCCGGATCGAACTCGCGGAATTCGACAAACGCCCGCCCGCTCCCCCGGCCCCGGCCGGCGGGAAGGCGAAGGCCTCGAAGGGCACCGGCCGCGCGCCGATCGTTAAGGGCGAACCCCGCCCATATAGGAACCGGCAGTCGCGATAGCGGCGCGGGGCAGTCGCGGTAGCGACGCGAGCGGCAGCAGTAGCCGGCGGTTAAGCGAGCCAGTCGGCTGAGGATCGGCGGCTCGGAGGAGTCGGCGGGCTCGGCGGAGTCGCCGGCTCGGCTCGCAGCCGACCGCACGCTCACAAACGTGCGAGTTGCATCCATTTGCGGGATGCTGCGTGCGGGAAGCCACCACATGGTGCAACTCGCGGCCGACGGCACTGCGCGGCTGGCAGAGGTCGCGGACGACTGGTCGATCAGACGACTGGACGACCGGATGACCGGACGACCGGACGAATGGATGGTCGGCCTGGTGTCATCCCGGACCGCACAACTGAGACTGGGGCGAGTCAGCCCGGCGAGCGGTGCAGCCCGTCAGGGGAATCGGCCCGATCGGAGGTACGTCGTGGGGGAGGTCGGTCCGGCAGGCGATGCCGGCGCCACATCCGGCACGACGCTCAGTCCGCGAGCACCTCGAGGATCGCCTCGCCGTACTTGGCCAACTTGTTCTCTCCGACCCCACTCATGGTGCCGAGCTCGGCGAGGGTCGTCGGGGTGCCCGTGGCGATCTCGCGCAGGGTCGCATCGTGGAAGATCACGTAGGCCGGAACTCCCTGCTCCTTCGACTCCGCGGCCCTCCACGCGCGGAGGCGCTCGAACAGGGGCGCCGCTCCGGCCGGCAGCTCGACAACCGGGCCGCGACGGGATTTGGTCGGACGAGCCGCACGCTCCGGTTCCCGGCGCAGCATCACCGGACGCGCACCACCGAGCACCGACGCACTGGCTTCCGTCACGACGAGGGTGCCGTACTCCCCCTGGACGGCGAGGAGGCCCTGGGCGAGCAGCTGGCGCACGACGCCCCTCCACTCCTGGTCCGAGAGTTCGGTTCCGATCCCGAAGGTCGACAACGAGGCGTGATCGTTCTGGGTGATGCGAGCGGTGGTGCGGCCGAGAAGGATGTCGACGATCTGCCCGGCCCCGAACTTCTGGTTGCGCTCGCGCTGCAGTCTCACGATCGTAGAGAGCAACTTCTGCGCCAGCACGGTTCCGTCCCACGACTCGGGGGGCGCAAGGCAGTTGTCGCAGTTGCCACAGGCGGTGGAGGTCTCGCCGAAGTACCCGAGCAGCTGCACGCGCCGACACTGAACGGTCTCGCAGAGCGCGAGCATCGCGTCGAGGTGCAGCCCGAGGCGACGGCGGTGCTCGGCGTCACCCTCTGAGCCGTCGATCATGCGGCGCTGCTGCATCACATCCTGCAGCCCGTAAGCGAGCCAGGCTGTGGATGGCAGTCCATCGCGACCGGCACGACCGGTCTCCTGGTAGTAGCCCTCCACCGACTTGGGCAGGTCGAGGTGCGCCACGAAACGCACATCGGGCTTGTCGATCCCCATGCCGAAGGCGATGGTGGCGACCATGACGATGCCGTCTTCGCGAAGGAACCGGGACTGGTTGGCGGCCCTCAGCCGCGAGTCGAGACCCGCGTGATACGGCAGCGCCGCGATGCCGTTCTGCACCAGGAAGTCCGCGGTCTTCTCGACGGAGGCGCGGGAGAGGCAGTACACGATGCCGGCATCTCCGGGGTGTTCACTGCGCAGCAGTTCGAGCAACTGCTGCTGGGGCGCATTCTTGGCCGAGATCCGGTACTGGATGTTGGGGCGGTCGAAGCTTGCGACGAAGTGGCGGGCATCGCTCAGCTGCAGCCGCTTCTGGATCTCGAGGTGGGTCTGCTCGGTCGCGGTCGCGGTGAGGGCGATACGCGGCACGTTCGGCCAGCGCTCGTGCAGCATCGAGAGCTGCAGGTAGTCGGGGCGGAAGTCGTGGCCCCACTGCGAGACACAGTGCGCCTCGTCGATGGCGAAGAGGGAGATGGAGGCCCGGTCGAGCAGGTCGGCGGTCGCCGCTACGCGCAGGCGCTCCGGCGCGAGATAGAGCAGGTCGAGCTCGCCGTTGAGGAGCGCGTGCTCCACCCCCATCCGTTGGGCCTGATCCTGGGTCGAGTTGAGGAACGCGGTGCGCACGCCGACCGCGGACAGCGCATCCACCTGGTCCTGCATGAGGGCGATGAGCGGCGAGATGACCACGCCGGTGCCCTCCCGCACGAGAGCGGGGATCTGGTAGCAGAGCGACTTGCCTCCGCCGGTGGGCATGAGCACAAGGGCGTCTCCGCCATCCACCACCTGCTGGATGATCTCGGCCTGGTCGCCGCGGAAGCTGTCGTAACCGAACACCGTGTGCAGCGCGTCGCTCGCGCTCGAATACTTGGAGGACGAGGGTCGGGCCGGCTCCCGGGCGATGAATTCGCGCTCGCGGTCTTCGACCGACGGGGGCTCGTACTCGAACTCGTCGGGCGGCTCGAGGTCGTCGGGATCCCAGGGGACATCCGCACTCCAGCTCACCGCACAGCCCTCATCCCGTGGCGCTCCTGCCCACCGGGCGATTCTAGCCGCGAGGGGTGACAGCGCCCTGCGGGTCGCCGTCACTGTGCACCAGCGTCGCCGGATCCGGCGGTGGAGGGAGAGTGACGACGCGCACCCGGGCGAGCCCGAATCGCTTGGCCGCGCGCAGCACGAGCCACGCGTAGAGGGCGAGAGTGAGTGCCGAGATCACGACCTCGAGGCCGCTGCCGGTCTTGGAGTTCACGTCGACGAGGCCGAATGCCCCGATCACGAAGATCACCGTGTTGTTGACGACATGCGCCACGATGGATGCTTCGAGCCCACCGGTTCTCCACGCGAGCCATCCGGCCACGACAGCGAACACCGAGACGTCGATCAGCCCCCACACGTCGTACTGGTGGCCGATGGTGAATAGCGGCACGGGCAGCAGGATCGCGAACAGCGGATGCTTCAGCCATCCGCCGATCGTCTGCGCGAGATACCCGCGAAAGAAGACCTCTTCCGCGGTGGCCTGCAGAGGCACCAGCACCACCGCGACGAGCACCACGATCCAGGTGCTCGAGGATACGGTGGCCGGAGGGATGCCCTCGCCGGTCACCAGGGGAAGCAGAACCACCGAGAAGAGCGTCGAGGCACCGTAGGCGATCACAACCGGGAGGATGAGCCGCGCCATCCATCGCCAGCGCATCCGCCCGGCGATCGACCACAGCAGGCCGACCGGGCGCGGCCCCATGATGAGGCGAGCGAGCCAGACAGACGGCAGGATCACCGCGATGGATGACAGTGAGAACGCGAGTACCACCGGGAGGCTGTTGTCGATCTCACCGGTGGTGATGAGCTTCGTGATCACCGGTCGCACCTCGGGGAAGACCAGCGTCGACGCGAGCAGCAGCACGACCAGCACGATGGTGAAGCCGATGAAGATGGCGAGCGCGATCAGGCCCGTGACGAGCGGCTTCCACCAGCGATAGCCGGGGACACTTCTGGCGAGGCGATGATAGGCGAATTCCACGCGGCGAGCCTAACGACTGAAACGGGGAGTCCGGCCAGAGCCGGACTCCCCCTTTCGTGGGACATCCCGAACGGATGAGCCGGGTCAGAACACCAGAACCAGCGACGGCCAGGAGGCGGAATCCACGAGTTGCGCGTCGCCGCCGTAGGTGGCGGTGAGCAGGTGGATGCCGCGGCCGAGCTTCGGCAGCGTCACTGTCACCCGGCCGTTGTCGGCCGCCGTCAGCGTCGCGGAGGCGATGACCGTGCGACCGTCGCGCACCACGACGTCTCCGGTCGGCGCGAGGCCGCGGGCGGACACCACCACCCGGTAGACGACCGGCGAGTTGTGGCGCACGAACACGCGGTCCACGGATGCCCGCGTGGTGGAGGCGAGGCGATCGACCGTCACTGGCGCGGAGGTCGCTGCCCCGGGAGTGGTGCCGGGGGCGCTCGCCGTAACCGTCACGCTGATCGCTGCGCCAGCATCCGCGGGCACCACGGTGTAGGTCGCGGCTGTCGCTGCGTCGATCGGCACCCCGGCGCGATTCCACTGGTACGCGAAGGCCGGCGAGGCGACGCTCCACGTTCCCGGGGAGGCCGTGAGAGTGCGACCGACCTTCGCGACGCCTGTGATCGTCGGGGCAGTGACAGAGGTGATGGCCGGCACCGTGATCGTGAGCGGAACGTCGATCGACGTGCCGGTCTGCGGCACGGCGACCGTGAGCACCAGGGTGCCAGCAGGCGTGTTCGTGGGAACGGTGACTGCGACGGACGCCCGGCCGACCTCATCCGTGAGGTCGACGACCGAGGGATCGATGGCGGACTGCCCGAGCACGACACCGCCCGCACTGACCGTGGCGGTGCCGGAGTTGGGCTCGCCATTGGAGAACAGCAGCGACGAGAGATCGAGGGTCACGCCATCTCCGGGCCGTGCGGTGGCCGAGGAGAGGGTGACGCCCACCGCCCGCTGCGCGTAGTCGGGGGACGCGACCGGGTTCGCCACGAAGTAGTCGACCATGCTCTGCAGGTCGATCTTTCCGGTGTCACCGGCGTTCGTTCCCTTGGCGAGGGTCACGAAGTTGTCACCACCGGAGGCGAGGAACGAGTTCACCACCACCGAGACCGAATCAGTCGCGGCCAGCGGAACGCCGTTCACCGTGATCGCCGTGATGTGACTGCCGGCGGCCGCCGTC
It encodes:
- the recQ gene encoding DNA helicase RecQ; this translates as MSWSADVPWDPDDLEPPDEFEYEPPSVEDREREFIAREPARPSSSKYSSASDALHTVFGYDSFRGDQAEIIQQVVDGGDALVLMPTGGGKSLCYQIPALVREGTGVVISPLIALMQDQVDALSAVGVRTAFLNSTQDQAQRMGVEHALLNGELDLLYLAPERLRVAATADLLDRASISLFAIDEAHCVSQWGHDFRPDYLQLSMLHERWPNVPRIALTATATEQTHLEIQKRLQLSDARHFVASFDRPNIQYRISAKNAPQQQLLELLRSEHPGDAGIVYCLSRASVEKTADFLVQNGIAALPYHAGLDSRLRAANQSRFLREDGIVMVATIAFGMGIDKPDVRFVAHLDLPKSVEGYYQETGRAGRDGLPSTAWLAYGLQDVMQQRRMIDGSEGDAEHRRRLGLHLDAMLALCETVQCRRVQLLGYFGETSTACGNCDNCLAPPESWDGTVLAQKLLSTIVRLQRERNQKFGAGQIVDILLGRTTARITQNDHASLSTFGIGTELSDQEWRGVVRQLLAQGLLAVQGEYGTLVVTEASASVLGGARPVMLRREPERAARPTKSRRGPVVELPAGAAPLFERLRAWRAAESKEQGVPAYVIFHDATLREIATGTPTTLAELGTMSGVGENKLAKYGEAILEVLAD
- a CDS encoding CPBP family intramembrane glutamic endopeptidase, with translation MEFAYHRLARSVPGYRWWKPLVTGLIALAIFIGFTIVLVVLLLASTLVFPEVRPVITKLITTGEIDNSLPVVLAFSLSSIAVILPSVWLARLIMGPRPVGLLWSIAGRMRWRWMARLILPVVIAYGASTLFSVVLLPLVTGEGIPPATVSSSTWIVVLVAVVLVPLQATAEEVFFRGYLAQTIGGWLKHPLFAILLPVPLFTIGHQYDVWGLIDVSVFAVVAGWLAWRTGGLEASIVAHVVNNTVIFVIGAFGLVDVNSKTGSGLEVVISALTLALYAWLVLRAAKRFGLARVRVVTLPPPPDPATLVHSDGDPQGAVTPRG